Proteins found in one uncultured Desulfuromonas sp. genomic segment:
- a CDS encoding methyltransferase domain-containing protein gives MTQANQSHHDTIIDQFSRQAIPFTQLPGHLDAIEMLVAMSNVTNKDHVLDVACGPGLVACEFAKTAQHVTGIDLTQAMIDQARLHQQELGLTNLSWQVGTALPLPYADHSFSIVVTRYSFHHFLDPQAALHEMIRVCQPGGRIVIADAAPPKENVDAYNQLEKLRDPSHTRALALEEWQQLFGQSGLKDLKRGHYTVEMELEKQLQASFPNLGDKEKIRVLFRDDVGKNQLGMNTRQVGNEIHFSYPIAIFAGQKDYGENAIPPTLSTTNKQSTP, from the coding sequence ATGACCCAAGCCAATCAAAGTCATCACGACACCATTATTGATCAATTCAGCCGTCAGGCGATCCCCTTCACCCAGCTTCCCGGCCACCTGGACGCCATTGAAATGCTCGTTGCCATGAGCAACGTTACCAACAAAGATCATGTGCTGGATGTCGCTTGCGGGCCGGGGCTGGTGGCCTGCGAGTTTGCCAAGACTGCCCAGCACGTCACCGGCATTGACCTGACTCAGGCGATGATTGATCAGGCCCGACTCCATCAGCAGGAACTCGGCTTGACCAATCTGAGCTGGCAGGTCGGTACGGCCCTGCCCCTGCCCTACGCGGACCACAGTTTTTCCATCGTGGTAACCCGGTACAGCTTTCACCACTTTCTCGACCCGCAAGCAGCGCTGCACGAAATGATTCGAGTCTGCCAGCCGGGTGGCCGGATCGTGATTGCGGATGCAGCGCCACCGAAAGAAAATGTTGATGCCTACAATCAGCTGGAAAAACTGCGCGACCCCTCCCATACCCGCGCCCTGGCTCTGGAAGAGTGGCAGCAGTTATTCGGCCAGTCCGGCCTTAAAGACCTCAAGCGCGGTCATTACACGGTGGAGATGGAGCTTGAAAAACAGTTGCAGGCGTCATTTCCCAATCTGGGAGATAAGGAAAAGATTCGCGTGCTGTTCCGTGACGATGTGGGGAAAAATCAGCTCGGGATGAACACCCGGCAGGTCGGCAATGAGATCCACTTTTCCTACCCCATCGCTATCTTTGCCGGACAGAAGGATTATGGGGAAAATGCTATACCGCCAACATTAAGCACAACAAACAAACAATCAACACCATGA
- a CDS encoding DUF748 domain-containing protein, which translates to MSRWMKRSLITVAVIVGLLLLSMLVVPWQVKKQGTAWIAENTERTLTIEKAYFNPFTLKLELSGVTLTEPASQQPFVSWDRLMVAVSLRSIIDQALILRRIEIDHPYVKIDLLGEQQFNFSDFMHLGDDAPPPVKPPVEEESGPFLFSFNNIVISDGEIDFNDQASPQSSHHEIRQLALSVPVVGNVDYLADEYVTPELAMLLNGADIHAEGQSKPFDNSLDTNLSLAFFNTDLAFYAQNAPVTLPVDVQSGILDCEINLTYLVTKDELPKLLVNGDFALSELVVNEPDGKPLFAMPTLLLDVEQADVFQQDVTLSQVALFEPHLWLCRDEQAQLNLTRLFASSEPQSGEPPAVEGEGEGSMPLLLIHSLALHNGQLSFSDQSLKTPIAERIHDINLTVDNFSTHPDQQATLDLRLQTDHQLDIAINGQLGAVPAQADLALSANGLQLEPYYPYLEQVLTAPISGQVDAAAQVVYADGNTLVHDGAVTLRDLVVPFSGEDRFTLKQLQVNGTTVDVNAQQINLGQLSLTQGGIKATRMADGSLSPEKLLRPTQQQPPQTTATQQDSKPWNINLASFDLGPFKLQFRDDTSEKKPLLVVNQIGVHAENLSYPNAVKSPFKLTAKVGKTGDVRVDGSVVHTPLNLVATSRIKAFPLDDFNDFIPADLKLKVKDGQLFSTITTRLNQQGTDLKGTFSGDVAVHRFNLLDGFGGEMVRWDGLNLSGIQGDVAPFALHIKEVALNDYQANIEVAADGQVNLTSVQASEAAATEGEAAVEPKPEPVAVAEAMEPESSEPPADIRIDAVTLQGGTVSFTDRHLPSTFATTMYDLGGRISGLASDEEMQADVDLRGQLENNSPLTITGKLNPLSQDLFADLTISFKDIDLSPMTPYSGTYLGYAIDKGKLYLDLNYTIEHQQIEADNKVMIDQFTFGDTIDSEQATSLPVAFAISLLKDRNDEIHLDIPISGNLNDPDFSLASTIFTVLRNLLVKAATSPFALLSSLIPEGEDVSSLSFTLGRSDISADQTHVLDSLAEVLTKRPSLILEISPYADQNNDPEAYRRQQLTQMLQAVKWDDMDDKQRQDMTVGDVQITDEEYPDVLKQVYKDAEFPRPRNVLGFLKSLPPEEMEKLLLANIRAGDEEMAALAKVRAMAVRDGILAINPELKPRLFLMTTEIYAEPETGPASRVEFGINAK; encoded by the coding sequence ATGTCACGCTGGATGAAAAGATCACTAATCACCGTTGCTGTTATCGTCGGGTTGTTGCTGTTATCGATGTTGGTCGTACCCTGGCAAGTTAAAAAACAGGGAACCGCCTGGATTGCCGAAAATACCGAGCGGACTCTTACCATTGAAAAGGCTTATTTCAATCCCTTTACCTTAAAGCTCGAACTTTCCGGTGTTACCCTGACCGAACCGGCCAGTCAGCAACCGTTTGTCTCCTGGGACCGCCTGATGGTGGCCGTCAGTCTGCGCTCGATCATTGATCAGGCATTGATTTTGCGCCGCATTGAGATTGATCACCCCTATGTCAAGATTGACCTGCTCGGGGAGCAGCAGTTCAACTTCTCCGACTTTATGCACCTGGGCGACGATGCACCTCCTCCTGTTAAACCGCCTGTCGAAGAAGAATCCGGCCCGTTCCTGTTTTCGTTTAACAACATTGTCATCAGCGATGGCGAGATCGACTTCAATGATCAGGCATCGCCACAAAGCTCTCACCATGAGATCCGTCAACTGGCCCTGAGCGTGCCGGTGGTCGGCAATGTGGACTATCTGGCCGATGAATATGTCACGCCGGAGCTGGCCATGCTGCTTAACGGGGCGGATATTCATGCCGAGGGGCAATCCAAACCGTTTGATAACTCTCTCGATACCAACCTGTCGCTGGCATTTTTTAATACCGATCTGGCGTTTTACGCCCAGAATGCGCCGGTAACGCTGCCTGTCGATGTGCAGAGTGGCATTCTTGATTGCGAGATCAATCTGACCTATCTGGTCACCAAGGATGAATTGCCCAAGCTGCTGGTTAATGGTGATTTTGCCCTCAGTGAGCTGGTGGTCAATGAGCCCGATGGCAAGCCGCTGTTTGCCATGCCGACCCTGCTGCTCGACGTTGAACAGGCCGATGTCTTCCAGCAGGATGTTACCTTGTCCCAGGTTGCCCTGTTTGAACCCCATCTGTGGCTCTGCCGCGATGAACAGGCGCAATTGAACCTGACGCGGTTGTTCGCTTCTTCCGAGCCACAAAGTGGAGAGCCTCCGGCGGTGGAGGGTGAGGGTGAAGGGAGTATGCCCCTGTTGCTGATCCATTCACTGGCACTGCATAACGGGCAACTTTCCTTCAGTGATCAGTCGCTCAAAACACCGATTGCCGAACGGATTCATGATATCAATCTGACGGTGGACAATTTTTCCACCCATCCCGACCAACAAGCCACGCTTGATCTGCGCCTGCAGACGGATCATCAGTTGGATATTGCCATCAATGGTCAACTCGGTGCCGTGCCCGCTCAGGCCGATCTGGCTTTGAGTGCCAACGGCTTGCAGCTTGAACCTTATTATCCCTATCTTGAACAAGTGCTCACCGCACCGATTTCCGGTCAGGTCGATGCCGCAGCTCAGGTTGTTTATGCCGATGGCAACACCCTGGTGCACGATGGCGCGGTGACGCTCCGTGATCTGGTGGTGCCGTTTTCCGGTGAGGATCGTTTTACCCTCAAGCAATTGCAGGTGAACGGCACCACGGTGGATGTCAACGCGCAGCAGATCAATCTGGGGCAGCTCAGTCTGACTCAGGGTGGTATCAAAGCGACTCGAATGGCCGATGGATCGTTGTCACCGGAAAAACTGTTGCGCCCGACGCAACAGCAACCCCCGCAAACGACCGCAACACAACAGGATTCAAAGCCGTGGAATATCAATCTGGCCAGCTTTGACCTCGGCCCGTTTAAGCTGCAATTTCGTGATGACACCAGCGAGAAAAAACCGCTGCTTGTGGTCAACCAGATTGGTGTGCATGCCGAGAATCTCAGCTATCCCAATGCCGTAAAGAGTCCGTTCAAGTTGACGGCTAAAGTGGGCAAAACAGGAGATGTACGGGTTGATGGCTCCGTGGTGCACACGCCGCTGAATCTGGTGGCAACATCGCGCATCAAGGCGTTTCCGTTGGATGACTTCAACGACTTTATCCCTGCCGATCTGAAACTCAAGGTCAAAGACGGGCAACTGTTCTCCACGATCACCACTCGCCTCAATCAGCAGGGCACTGACCTGAAAGGGACATTCTCCGGTGATGTCGCCGTCCACCGCTTTAACCTGCTCGATGGTTTCGGCGGTGAAATGGTGCGCTGGGACGGCCTCAACCTGTCCGGCATTCAGGGCGATGTCGCGCCGTTTGCGCTGCATATCAAAGAAGTCGCTCTCAACGACTATCAGGCCAATATCGAAGTGGCTGCCGATGGTCAGGTCAACCTCACCAGTGTTCAGGCTTCTGAGGCGGCTGCGACCGAAGGGGAGGCGGCTGTTGAGCCTAAGCCGGAACCGGTGGCTGTGGCCGAGGCGATGGAACCGGAATCCAGCGAGCCGCCAGCGGATATCCGCATTGATGCCGTGACCTTGCAAGGGGGCACGGTTTCCTTCACCGACCGCCATCTGCCCAGCACCTTTGCTACCACCATGTACGATCTGGGTGGGCGCATTTCCGGTCTGGCCTCCGATGAAGAGATGCAGGCCGATGTTGACTTGCGCGGCCAGTTGGAAAACAATTCACCACTGACCATCACCGGTAAACTCAACCCGCTCAGCCAAGATCTGTTTGCTGATCTGACCATTAGCTTCAAGGATATCGACCTATCGCCGATGACGCCGTATTCCGGCACCTATCTCGGTTATGCCATTGACAAGGGCAAGCTGTACCTTGATTTGAACTACACCATCGAGCATCAGCAGATTGAAGCCGATAACAAGGTGATGATCGACCAGTTCACCTTCGGTGACACCATCGACAGCGAGCAAGCGACCTCACTGCCCGTTGCCTTTGCCATCTCGCTGCTCAAAGACCGCAACGACGAGATTCATCTCGATATCCCCATTTCCGGCAACCTCAACGATCCCGACTTCAGTCTTGCCAGCACGATTTTCACCGTCTTGCGCAATCTGCTGGTCAAAGCCGCCACCTCGCCGTTTGCCTTGTTGTCATCGCTGATTCCCGAAGGCGAAGATGTCAGTAGTCTCAGCTTCACTCTGGGGCGCTCCGATATCAGTGCAGATCAAACGCATGTTCTCGATAGTCTGGCAGAAGTTCTCACCAAGCGGCCATCGCTGATTCTCGAAATCAGTCCCTATGCTGATCAAAACAACGATCCCGAAGCCTATCGTCGCCAACAACTCACGCAAATGCTCCAGGCCGTCAAGTGGGACGATATGGACGATAAGCAGCGTCAAGATATGACGGTTGGCGATGTGCAAATCACCGACGAAGAATATCCGGATGTACTCAAACAGGTCTACAAAGATGCCGAATTTCCTCGACCACGTAATGTGCTCGGCTTCCTCAAATCCTTACCGCCAGAGGAGATGGAAAAACTGTTGTTAGCCAACATTCGTGCTGGCGATGAAGAGATGGCCGCCCTGGCCAAGGTGCGCGCCATGGCAGTACGTGATGGCATCCTAGCCATCAATCCTGAGCTGAAACCGCGGCTGTTTTTGATGACGACGGAGATTTATGCTGAACCTGAAACTGGCCCAGCCAGTCGGGTGGAATTTGGGATTAATGCGAAGTAG
- a CDS encoding AraC family transcriptional regulator: MTIQAVNFANQFEVRFIDQARGCERPHSHTSLVISAVTTGALRLQINGNGVELTPGRVVAVGPQVVHCVEAFSADFSGVYVLEIFEQPADSEQVSPAQWSIFGQSVTTTPQVYAEFITLCRQLLDERDNVERTALLNAWLGPYLHQHFNRYPFCIDSSTMAEPLAVTIREQLDHCQAETPPYDEIARQCGYSKEHCNRIFRRSYHLSMQSYFLNRKANKAKVLIDSGKELAEITLECGFYDQSHFSRVFKEIFQISPASYRKSLLSSRQSHTR, translated from the coding sequence ATGACGATTCAAGCCGTTAACTTTGCCAACCAATTCGAAGTGCGCTTTATTGATCAGGCGCGTGGCTGCGAACGTCCTCATAGTCACACATCGCTGGTCATTTCTGCCGTTACCACGGGAGCACTGAGGTTACAAATTAACGGAAACGGGGTCGAATTGACCCCCGGCCGGGTTGTTGCGGTTGGACCACAGGTGGTCCATTGTGTCGAGGCATTTTCAGCGGATTTTTCCGGGGTATATGTGCTGGAAATTTTTGAACAGCCAGCAGACTCTGAGCAGGTTTCCCCGGCACAGTGGTCGATCTTTGGTCAAAGCGTTACGACCACGCCCCAGGTCTACGCGGAGTTCATAACACTGTGCCGGCAACTGCTGGATGAACGCGACAACGTTGAAAGAACAGCCTTGTTGAACGCCTGGCTGGGGCCGTATTTACACCAGCACTTCAACCGCTACCCCTTTTGCATCGACAGCAGCACAATGGCCGAGCCACTGGCGGTGACGATCCGGGAACAGTTGGATCACTGTCAGGCTGAAACACCGCCTTATGATGAGATCGCCCGCCAGTGTGGCTATAGCAAGGAGCATTGCAACCGGATCTTTCGCCGCAGCTACCACCTGTCCATGCAGAGTTATTTCCTCAATCGCAAGGCCAACAAGGCCAAGGTGCTGATCGATTCGGGCAAGGAGCTGGCCGAGATCACCCTGGAATGTGGCTTTTACGACCAGAGCCATTTCAGCCGGGTGTTCAAGGAGATTTTCCAGATCAGTCCGGCCAGCTATCGCAAGAGTCTTTTATCTTCCCGTCAATCTCATACAAGATAA
- a CDS encoding transposase — MDIKGYGNILQSLYDAITFLAQALPKRSVPTFLELLFGAMLTQNGFVTDAWLAIKPRRHWTSYFKWLQKGRWSWVALGLQTARLSLQHTEGSRCYVAIDDTLVFRGSRKAPESRIHHQHRCKVNRPVYVRGQNWVTLALVLPQGWRSLALPILSRLSRSTGNSGKLVAAKTLLRVARSLFVGRVVTLLVDSWYMRKSLLLPVQAMGYQIIGQVRKDKALYLPPPVHNGKRGRPRKYGDKLTAERVAELPMISQNLFLYGQWQTVHYRSCVARARFLDGQQVRAVWSQIENKDGTLRQPRLILSTDLSLSAARILLAYNRR, encoded by the coding sequence ATGGATATCAAGGGATACGGCAATATCCTCCAATCCCTGTACGACGCTATCACATTTCTGGCGCAGGCGCTGCCAAAACGCTCGGTTCCAACCTTTTTGGAGCTGTTGTTTGGTGCAATGCTGACCCAGAATGGTTTTGTCACCGATGCCTGGTTGGCAATTAAGCCGCGACGCCATTGGACCAGTTATTTTAAATGGCTGCAGAAGGGCCGCTGGTCTTGGGTTGCTCTTGGGCTGCAAACGGCCCGATTGTCTTTGCAACACACAGAGGGTTCACGCTGTTATGTGGCCATCGACGACACCTTGGTCTTTCGCGGTTCACGTAAAGCCCCTGAGTCACGTATCCACCACCAGCATAGATGCAAAGTCAATCGTCCCGTTTATGTCCGGGGGCAGAACTGGGTCACCTTGGCTCTGGTATTACCGCAAGGGTGGCGCTCTTTGGCATTGCCGATTCTTTCCCGGCTCTCCAGGAGCACAGGCAACAGCGGTAAGCTGGTTGCGGCCAAGACTTTGCTCCGGGTGGCCAGGAGTCTTTTTGTCGGGCGCGTGGTGACGCTGCTGGTCGATTCCTGGTATATGCGAAAGTCCTTACTACTTCCGGTCCAAGCTATGGGTTATCAGATCATCGGTCAGGTGCGTAAAGACAAAGCGCTTTATCTGCCACCACCTGTTCACAACGGCAAGCGCGGTCGGCCCCGTAAATACGGTGACAAGCTGACGGCTGAGCGTGTCGCTGAATTGCCCATGATCAGCCAGAACCTTTTTCTCTACGGGCAATGGCAGACGGTTCATTATCGCAGTTGCGTTGCCCGAGCCCGCTTCCTTGACGGACAACAGGTTCGCGCGGTCTGGTCTCAGATTGAAAACAAAGATGGAACCTTGCGTCAGCCCCGGCTCATCTTGAGCACCGATCTAAGCTTGTCAGCCGCACGCATCCTGCTGGCGTATAACCGCAGGTAG